The genome window CCATGGTGCGGCCGTCACGCCTTGCGCACTGCCCGGCGCGCGGCGGACCGGTACGTGCGCCGGACCGCGTCCCCGGCCGCGAGGTTGGCCAGGAGCAGCAGCCAGCCGCCCGCCATGTACGCGCCTCGGTCGGTGTACGCCGGGTTGTCGTCGGAGGGTGCCCAACCGAGCGTCATCGCGAGGATGAAGGCGCCGATGATCCCGACGGCGATGGTCCAGGCGATGCAGATCCCCCCGGTCAGCTGCCCCCACTGCTGGGCGACGCGGTCCTTGGACAGCGTCAGCAGCGCGAGGGTCGCGCAGACGATGCTGACCACTGTGCCGATCACCCAGACCGACATCAGCTGCCAGGTCGTGTGCACGTCCGGAACGCCGCTGAGAACCGGCTGCCACGGGTGGGCCCAGTCGAACTTCTCGACCGCCCGGCCCACCAGGGTGCCGGAGGACTTGAGCTTCCAGGTCTCCGACCAGATCGGCAGGAAGCTCGCCAGGACGAGCGCTGCGGCCGCCCCGCCGACCCCCGCGAGGTGTTCGGTGACCGCGTCCCGCCTGGGAGTCGCGGGCTTGGGGGACGCGGGCTCGGGAGTTGCGGGCTCGGGAGTCACCGGCTCGGGCTTCGCGGGCTCGGGAGTCGCCGGTTCGGGGGACGGTGACGGTGTGTCAGGTGCGGTGACGTCCGGCTTCGCGGGCGGGGCGGGCGGGGCACTCGGGGCGATCAGGGCGCGCAAGGCGCTGGTGCGCTGCTGGATCGCCGGGCGGGCGCCGGTGATGCCCATCCAGGCTCCCGGGCCGAGCTCGGGGCCCAACGCGTCCTCGCACCGCTGCTTGACCCGTGCTGCACTCGGGCGCCGGCCGGGCTCCTTGTCCAGGCACTCGGCGATCAGCTCGCGCAGCGGGGATGCGATGCCGGAGAGGTCCGGGGTGTCGGCGACGATGCGGTGGGCGACGGCCCACTCGTTCTCCGCACCGAAGGCTTCGCGGCCGGTCGCGAGGAAGTAGAGGGTGGAGCCGAGCGCGAAGACGTCGGAGGCCGCGTCCACGGCGCGGCCGGCCGCCTGCTCGGGCGACATGTAGAGCGGGGTGCCGATCCGGGTCGAGCTGCTGCGGTAAGTCACGGACTGTGCGAGGGACTTGACGATCCCGAAGTCGATGACCTTGGGGCCGGTCTCGTCCAGGATGATGTTCGCGGGCTTCAGGTCGCGGTGGACCACCTTCGCGGCGTGGATGTCGGTGAGGGCGTGGGCGATGCCCCACGCCATGAGGATGACCTGACCGGTCGGCAGCGGCCCGTGCTCGACCACCAGGTCGCGCAGGGACGGACCGGCGACGTAGGTCGTGGCCAACCAGGGCCGCTCGGCCCGGGGTTCGGCGTCCAGCAGCGGCGCGAGGTGGGCGCCGCGCACTCTCTGGGCGGCGCCCACCTCGCGCGCGAACCGCTGCCCGAACTCCGCGTCCTGGGCGAACTCGCTGCGGATCACCTTCAGGGCGGCCGGCTGCCCGCCCGGGGAGAGGGCGAGGAACACCTGCCCCATGCCGCCCTCGCCCAGCCGTGCCACCAGGCGGAAGTCGCCGAGACTGTCCGGGTCTTGCGGTTGCAGGGCCGGGAACCGGAATGCTGCCCTCGACATGACGTGCTCCCCCTCGTCGCCCCATGCCCGGGACGGCTCCCCGCCCGGCCGCTGCCGGGCATCGCCCCCGAGCGTAGGGCCGCCACCTGACGCTCGGCCAGACCGGTGGGGGCACCGAACTGCCGGACGTGCGGCGGCGACTCCGCTACCCGGCCGTCCAGACGTGGACCGCGGTGCCGTCGATCGAGGCCACTTCGAGCCGGCCCTGTGCGGTGAAGGCGAGGCCGGAGACGACGCCGCCGTCCGCCGGGCCGCCGGTGTAGGTGGCGGTCCGGCTGCCCGTGGCGACGTCCCAGCGGCCGATGGTGTCGTCGCCCTGCCCGAGCGTGACCAGGCTCCTGCCGTCGGGGCTGAAGAGCACCGTCCGGAGCGGGACGACGTTGTCACCGGAGTTGCCGAGCCCGGAGACCGGGAGCGTCAGCGTGTTCCGTCCGGTGGCCACGTCCCAGAGCCGGACCACGCCGGTCGAGCCACCGCTGGCGACGGTCCTGCCGTCGGGGCTGAAGGCCACCGTGGTGATCGGCTGCGGATCGCCCGCGGAGGCGTCGGGGAGGAGGTTCACGGTGTTCTTCCCGGTCCGCACGTCCCAGATCCCGAGCCGGCCGAGCCGGCTGCCGGTGGCGACGGTCGAACCGTCCGGGCTGAGCGCGACGGCGTCGAGCGGGTCGGGACTGTTGGGGTCGTACGGGACCAGCGGCGTGAACGTGGTGGTGCGCCGTCCGGTGGCCGTGTCCCACAGGTACAGCTGGCCGTCGTCGGTGCTGCCGGCCAGCGTCCGGCCGTCCGCGCTGAACGCGGTCGCGTCGGGCGGCAGGACGGTG of Kitasatospora viridis contains these proteins:
- a CDS encoding serine/threonine-protein kinase; translation: MSRAAFRFPALQPQDPDSLGDFRLVARLGEGGMGQVFLALSPGGQPAALKVIRSEFAQDAEFGQRFAREVGAAQRVRGAHLAPLLDAEPRAERPWLATTYVAGPSLRDLVVEHGPLPTGQVILMAWGIAHALTDIHAAKVVHRDLKPANIILDETGPKVIDFGIVKSLAQSVTYRSSSTRIGTPLYMSPEQAAGRAVDAASDVFALGSTLYFLATGREAFGAENEWAVAHRIVADTPDLSGIASPLRELIAECLDKEPGRRPSAARVKQRCEDALGPELGPGAWMGITGARPAIQQRTSALRALIAPSAPPAPPAKPDVTAPDTPSPSPEPATPEPAKPEPVTPEPATPEPASPKPATPRRDAVTEHLAGVGGAAAALVLASFLPIWSETWKLKSSGTLVGRAVEKFDWAHPWQPVLSGVPDVHTTWQLMSVWVIGTVVSIVCATLALLTLSKDRVAQQWGQLTGGICIAWTIAVGIIGAFILAMTLGWAPSDDNPAYTDRGAYMAGGWLLLLANLAAGDAVRRTYRSAARRAVRKA
- a CDS encoding WD40 repeat domain-containing protein; translation: MEGDLTGAGRPAGTPSDRRAYLVRGLRWGLVTAVVVAIGFTLLGWSGLDTPAGDGRGCLTAFSPGGTFLAVVDRGGKGQVRDLAAGRVAVTFSIPVPKVSSGSLACSTDGLGGIDASAFSVVLGPDGRSIVTGLPYDSANSLAPAGLRNAATGRTVAALSVAQPDGTVLPPDATAFSADGRTLAGSTDDGQLYLWDTATGRRTTTFTPLVPYDPNSPDPLDAVALSPDGSTVATGSRLGRLGIWDVRTGKNTVNLLPDASAGDPQPITTVAFSPDGRTVASGGSTGVVRLWDVATGRNTLTLPVSGLGNSGDNVVPLRTVLFSPDGRSLVTLGQGDDTIGRWDVATGSRTATYTGGPADGGVVSGLAFTAQGRLEVASIDGTAVHVWTAG